Proteins from a genomic interval of Marmoricola sp. OAE513:
- a CDS encoding precorrin-8X methylmutase — protein MTQLDLRRPPRAYEYVDSGPAIYVDSFATIRREADLTGVPADAEKLAVRMIHGSGQVDLARDLVVHPQMVSASRAALEAGAPILCDATMVATGVTRARLPKDNDVLCFLNDPRVPGLAQDWATTRTAAAVSLWEPVLDGALVAIGNAPTALFHLLEMILAGGPRPAAVVGCPVGFIGAAESKQALIDFRDEHGIDLPYVTVTGRRGGSAMTSSALNALAQERE, from the coding sequence ATGACCCAGCTCGACCTGCGACGTCCGCCCCGCGCCTACGAGTACGTCGACAGCGGCCCGGCGATCTACGTCGACTCGTTCGCGACCATCCGGCGCGAGGCCGACCTGACCGGTGTCCCGGCCGACGCGGAGAAGCTCGCCGTCCGGATGATCCACGGCAGCGGGCAGGTGGACCTCGCCCGCGACCTGGTCGTGCACCCGCAGATGGTGAGCGCCTCGCGCGCTGCGCTGGAGGCGGGTGCGCCGATCCTCTGCGACGCGACGATGGTCGCGACCGGCGTCACCCGGGCCCGGCTGCCGAAGGACAACGACGTCCTCTGCTTCCTCAACGATCCGCGCGTCCCCGGGCTGGCGCAGGACTGGGCGACCACCCGGACCGCCGCGGCCGTGTCACTCTGGGAGCCCGTGCTCGACGGCGCGCTCGTCGCGATCGGCAACGCCCCGACGGCGCTGTTCCACCTGCTCGAGATGATCCTCGCCGGGGGTCCGCGCCCGGCAGCGGTCGTCGGGTGCCCGGTCGGCTTCATCGGCGCTGCGGAGTCCAAACAGGCGCTGATCGATTTCCGTGACGAGCACGGCATCGACCTGCCGTACGTGACGGTGACCGGCCGACGAGGTGGTTCGGCGATGACGTCCTCGGCGCTCAACGCCCTGGCCCAGGAGCGCGAATGA
- the cobJ gene encoding precorrin-3B C(17)-methyltransferase, which produces MTGRFHVVGIGPGDPELITRKAERLITAAPVVAYHAGVRKSSHARRIAADLIPADAIEEELRYPVTTGSTDHPGGYVGALADFYDECETRLAAHLDAGRDVVLLAEGDPLFYGSSMYLLDRFRDRFDVEVVPGVPAFAAATATVPAPLVRQNDVLTVLPGTLPEPELARRLADTDAAVIMKLGRTFPAVLSALEQAGRLDGALYVERASQPEERWIPVAEVDPASVPYFSLIVVPGDSARESSAARLRTGARSVEHGRDEDLYCARSTGVARLRTGARSVERSRDQDLDCARSTGGSAPSAAGGELLVVGLGPGPDAWLTPEVTAALAAVDHVVGYGPYVERVPQRVGLTRHASGNTVEVDRARFALDLALAGEKVAVVSGGDAGVFGMAAAVFEAAEDPAYEGVAVRVLPGVSAVQAVAAKAGAPIGADFAVVSLSDRLKPWSVVERRLRAIAEADLVLAIYNPASRSRTEQVATAQDLLLEHRKPDTVVVVGRDVGRAEESVTVTTLAELDPASIDMKCLLIIGAESTRVSPAGVWTPRYVR; this is translated from the coding sequence ATGACCGGGCGCTTCCACGTCGTCGGCATCGGCCCCGGGGACCCCGAGCTGATCACCCGCAAGGCCGAGCGGCTGATCACCGCCGCGCCGGTCGTCGCCTACCACGCCGGAGTGCGGAAGTCCTCGCACGCTCGGCGGATCGCGGCCGACCTGATCCCGGCCGACGCGATCGAGGAGGAGCTGCGCTACCCGGTCACCACCGGCAGCACCGACCACCCCGGCGGGTACGTCGGCGCGCTCGCCGACTTCTACGACGAGTGTGAGACCCGGCTCGCGGCCCATCTCGACGCCGGACGGGACGTCGTGCTGCTGGCCGAGGGGGACCCGCTCTTCTACGGCTCGTCGATGTACCTGCTCGACCGGTTCCGCGACCGGTTCGACGTCGAGGTCGTCCCCGGCGTCCCGGCGTTCGCGGCCGCGACGGCCACCGTGCCCGCACCGCTGGTCCGGCAGAACGACGTGCTCACGGTGCTGCCCGGCACGCTGCCCGAGCCCGAGCTCGCCCGGCGCCTGGCCGACACCGACGCCGCCGTGATCATGAAGCTCGGGCGGACGTTCCCGGCCGTGCTCAGCGCGCTCGAGCAGGCCGGTCGCCTCGACGGAGCCCTGTACGTCGAGCGCGCCTCTCAGCCCGAGGAGCGCTGGATCCCGGTGGCGGAGGTCGATCCCGCTTCGGTGCCGTACTTCTCGCTGATCGTGGTGCCGGGTGACTCCGCACGGGAGTCCTCCGCGGCCCGGTTGCGTACCGGCGCCAGGTCGGTCGAGCATGGTCGAGACGAGGATCTCTACTGCGCTCGATCAACCGGGGTGGCCCGATTGCGCACCGGCGCCAGGTCGGTCGAGCGTAGTCGAGACCAGGATCTCGACTGCGCTCGATCAACCGGGGGTAGCGCGCCGTCCGCCGCCGGGGGCGAGCTCCTCGTCGTGGGTCTCGGACCCGGCCCCGACGCCTGGCTCACCCCCGAGGTCACCGCTGCGCTCGCCGCTGTCGACCACGTTGTCGGCTACGGCCCGTACGTCGAGCGCGTCCCGCAGCGCGTCGGGCTGACCCGGCACGCGTCGGGCAACACCGTCGAGGTCGACCGCGCCCGGTTCGCGCTCGACCTGGCGCTGGCCGGTGAGAAGGTCGCCGTCGTCTCCGGCGGCGACGCGGGAGTGTTCGGGATGGCGGCGGCCGTGTTCGAGGCGGCCGAGGACCCGGCGTACGAGGGTGTCGCGGTGCGCGTGCTCCCCGGCGTCAGCGCCGTCCAGGCAGTCGCCGCGAAGGCGGGTGCCCCGATCGGCGCGGACTTCGCCGTGGTCTCGCTCTCGGACCGCCTGAAGCCGTGGTCGGTCGTCGAACGACGCCTGCGTGCGATCGCGGAGGCCGACCTGGTGCTGGCGATCTACAACCCGGCGTCGCGCTCGCGCACCGAGCAGGTCGCCACCGCCCAGGACCTGTTGCTCGAGCACCGCAAGCCCGACACGGTCGTGGTCGTCGGCCGCGACGTCGGACGGGCCGAGGAGTCGGTCACGGTCACCACGCTCGCCGAGCTGGACCCGGCGAGCATCGACATGAAGTGCCTGCTGATCATCGGCGCCGAGAGCACGCGTGTCAGCCCGGCCGGGGTGTGGACGCCGAGGTACGTCCGGTGA
- the cobM gene encoding precorrin-4 C(11)-methyltransferase: MTVHFVGAGPGAADLLTVRATRLLAAADVVLYPGTYLDPDVLTHVSPTAELIDTQDLDLDQITEHLAAAHAAGKDVVRLASGDLSVYSALAEQTRRLDAAGVPWDVTPGVPAYAAAAAVLGRELTVPLVAQSVVLTRAQARSTAMPETESLAAFAATGATLVLHLAITRIGALMTDLAPEYGDDCPVAVVYRASQPDELVLRGTVGTIAVAVAQAGLKQAAVILVGRALEPERGGESYLYDVARDRSVKARPPVG; the protein is encoded by the coding sequence GTGACGGTGCACTTCGTGGGGGCAGGGCCGGGAGCCGCCGACCTGCTCACCGTGCGCGCGACCCGCCTGCTCGCCGCGGCTGACGTCGTCCTCTACCCGGGTACCTACCTCGACCCCGACGTGCTGACCCACGTCAGTCCGACGGCCGAGCTCATCGACACCCAGGACCTCGACCTGGACCAGATCACCGAGCACCTGGCCGCCGCGCATGCCGCCGGCAAGGACGTCGTCAGGCTCGCTTCCGGCGACCTGTCGGTGTACTCGGCACTGGCCGAGCAGACCCGCCGTCTCGACGCCGCCGGGGTCCCGTGGGACGTCACCCCCGGCGTTCCGGCGTACGCCGCCGCCGCTGCGGTTCTCGGCCGCGAGCTCACCGTGCCGCTGGTGGCCCAGTCGGTCGTGCTGACCCGCGCGCAGGCACGCTCGACCGCAATGCCCGAGACCGAGTCGCTCGCGGCCTTCGCCGCGACCGGAGCCACCCTGGTGCTGCACCTCGCGATCACCCGGATTGGCGCGCTGATGACCGACCTCGCCCCCGAGTACGGGGATGACTGCCCGGTCGCGGTCGTGTACCGGGCGAGCCAGCCGGACGAGCTCGTCCTGCGCGGCACCGTCGGCACGATCGCCGTCGCCGTCGCGCAAGCCGGGCTCAAGCAGGCTGCCGTGATCCTGGTCGGACGGGCTCTGGAGCCCGAGCGCGGCGGCGAGTCCTACCTGTACGACGTCGCCCGCGACCGGTCGGTGAAGGCCCGCCCTCCCGTTGGTTGA
- the cbiE gene encoding precorrin-6y C5,15-methyltransferase (decarboxylating) subunit CbiE, whose protein sequence is MPAASRPSSPPSLTVVGIGADGWDGLSPAARELVLGAGTVLGGSRHLDLLPPVADQDRRPWPSPLRDGLPALLDAVTRAPVVALASGDPLVSGIGTTLVDLLGKDRVTVVPAVSSVALARAELGWSAESVGVVSLVGREETLVLRELAPGRRLLVLSSDENTPAVVAELLVAAGYGDSRLTVLGDLGSAAAARIDATAATWTASAPRLHVLALDLVGPHLGGWTAGLPDEAFEHDGQLTKRDLRASALARLAPTPGAHLWDVGAGAGSVAIEWMRAHATCTATAVEGNEDRAKRIGVNARTLGVPGLEIVHGRAPEALVGLRTPDAVFIGGGATNPGVIDACLAALRPGGRLVVHGVTLETEQVLAALYAEHGGELTRISVETATPIGGYTGWKPARAVTQWAFTSPG, encoded by the coding sequence GTGCCTGCTGCCTCGCGTCCCAGTTCGCCGCCGTCGTTGACGGTGGTCGGGATCGGCGCGGACGGGTGGGACGGGTTGTCCCCCGCCGCGCGAGAGCTCGTGCTCGGCGCGGGCACGGTGCTCGGCGGGAGCCGGCACCTCGACCTGCTCCCCCCGGTCGCCGACCAGGACCGACGGCCGTGGCCCTCGCCGCTGCGCGACGGGCTACCCGCGCTGCTGGACGCAGTGACCCGCGCGCCGGTCGTGGCGCTGGCATCGGGCGACCCGCTGGTCTCCGGGATCGGAACGACGCTGGTCGACCTGCTCGGCAAGGACCGCGTCACCGTCGTCCCCGCCGTCTCGTCGGTCGCACTCGCTCGGGCCGAGCTGGGCTGGTCCGCCGAGTCGGTGGGCGTCGTCAGTTTGGTCGGGCGCGAGGAGACCCTGGTGCTGCGCGAGCTCGCACCGGGGCGACGCCTCCTGGTGCTGTCCTCGGACGAGAACACCCCGGCCGTGGTGGCCGAGCTGCTGGTCGCGGCCGGGTACGGCGACAGCCGCCTGACGGTGCTGGGCGATCTCGGCTCGGCGGCGGCCGCACGCATCGATGCCACCGCCGCGACCTGGACGGCATCCGCTCCCCGGCTGCACGTCCTCGCCCTCGATCTCGTCGGTCCGCACCTCGGCGGGTGGACGGCAGGACTGCCGGACGAGGCCTTCGAGCACGACGGTCAGCTCACCAAGCGCGACCTGCGCGCCTCCGCCCTCGCGCGGCTCGCCCCGACCCCAGGCGCCCATCTGTGGGACGTCGGCGCCGGCGCCGGTTCGGTGGCGATCGAGTGGATGCGGGCGCATGCCACGTGCACCGCGACCGCGGTCGAGGGCAACGAGGACCGGGCCAAGCGGATCGGCGTGAACGCCCGCACCCTCGGGGTCCCCGGGCTCGAGATCGTGCACGGACGCGCACCTGAGGCGCTGGTCGGCCTGCGAACTCCGGACGCCGTCTTCATCGGCGGCGGCGCCACGAACCCCGGGGTCATCGACGCGTGCTTGGCTGCCCTGCGCCCCGGCGGTCGGCTCGTGGTCCACGGCGTGACGCTGGAGACCGAGCAGGTGCTCGCGGCTCTGTACGCCGAGCACGGCGGCGAGCTGACCCGGATCTCCGTGGAGACCGCGACGCCGATCGGGGGCTACACCGGCTGGAAGCCGGCGCGCGCCGTCACCCAGTGGGCGTTCACCAGCCCAGGATGA
- a CDS encoding VWA domain-containing protein yields MPQQYPFSAVLGCETDALDDMGLSLVLTTIAPEIGGVLVRGEKGTAKSTAVRALAAVLPPIDVYAGDRFSVDPADPAAVSPDGPFDEDAEVLTRAVRLVELPVGATEDRVLGSLHLERALSHGKVEYEPGLLGRAHRGILYVDEVNLLHDHLVDLLLDAAAMGNVTVERDGVSVEHAARFVLIGTMNPEEGELRPQLLDRFGLSVEVAAPRDPRLRAEVVRRRMAYDADPAAFAARYAAEDAALTERLEDARRRIDKVDLGEGALLKIAEVCAAFEVDGLRADIVMARAAVAHAAWEGRDEVTRADIRRAALLALPHRRRRNPFDPLGLDEELLDQLLGDELPPDDDPHGLEEQVEAPASEGAAESGADDGDGHQDFEAPASANAPQPTDDASADAPQSTGGIESTVSAAAAYRTKHLRVAGLGEGDAGRRSRALASTGRRVGAKRPDGPTGSLHLIETLLAAAGKQPARGRTSGKVQLRSEDLRVAVREGREANLVLFCVDASGSMAARKRMTQVKTAILSLLLDAYRRRDKVGLVTFRGNQAEVALPPTHSVDIAAVRLDELPAGGRTPLAEGLLEAAKVLSRERLRDPRLRPLLVLVTDGRATGGTDAVARSRRAAEHVAGLGVTTVVVDSESGPLRFGLARDLAVLLRAEHLSVTDVSATALSDAVRTRTRPSAGAA; encoded by the coding sequence ATGCCACAGCAGTACCCCTTTTCGGCCGTCCTCGGCTGCGAGACCGACGCCCTGGACGACATGGGTCTCTCGCTGGTGCTGACCACCATCGCGCCGGAGATCGGCGGCGTCCTGGTCCGCGGCGAGAAGGGCACCGCCAAGTCCACGGCCGTCCGCGCGCTCGCCGCCGTGCTGCCGCCGATCGACGTGTACGCCGGCGACCGGTTCTCGGTCGACCCGGCCGACCCGGCCGCGGTCTCCCCGGACGGCCCGTTCGACGAGGACGCCGAGGTGCTCACCCGCGCGGTCCGTCTCGTCGAGCTCCCGGTCGGCGCGACCGAGGACCGCGTCCTGGGTTCCCTGCACCTCGAACGAGCGCTCTCGCACGGCAAGGTCGAGTACGAGCCCGGACTGCTCGGCCGCGCGCACCGCGGCATCCTGTACGTCGACGAGGTCAACCTGCTGCACGACCACCTGGTCGACCTGCTGCTCGACGCCGCGGCCATGGGCAACGTCACCGTCGAGCGGGACGGCGTCTCGGTCGAGCACGCGGCCCGGTTCGTGCTCATCGGCACCATGAACCCGGAGGAGGGCGAGCTCCGACCGCAGCTGCTGGACCGGTTCGGCCTGAGCGTCGAGGTCGCCGCGCCCCGTGACCCGCGCCTGCGTGCCGAGGTCGTCCGACGGCGGATGGCGTACGACGCCGACCCCGCCGCCTTCGCCGCCCGGTACGCCGCCGAGGACGCCGCGCTCACCGAGCGCCTCGAGGACGCACGCCGACGGATCGACAAGGTCGATCTGGGCGAGGGTGCGCTGCTCAAGATCGCCGAGGTGTGCGCCGCCTTCGAGGTCGACGGCCTGCGCGCCGACATCGTGATGGCCCGTGCCGCTGTCGCGCACGCCGCCTGGGAGGGCCGTGACGAGGTCACGCGCGCTGACATCCGACGGGCCGCCCTGCTCGCGCTCCCGCACCGACGTCGACGCAACCCGTTCGACCCGCTCGGCCTGGACGAGGAGCTGCTGGACCAGCTGCTGGGCGACGAGCTGCCGCCGGACGACGACCCGCACGGGCTCGAGGAGCAGGTCGAGGCGCCAGCGTCCGAGGGTGCGGCGGAGAGTGGCGCGGACGACGGTGACGGGCACCAGGATTTCGAGGCGCCCGCTAGCGCGAACGCACCTCAACCAACCGACGACGCTAGCGCGGACGCACCTCAATCAACCGGGGGGATCGAGAGCACCGTCTCCGCCGCGGCGGCGTACCGCACCAAGCACCTGCGGGTCGCCGGTCTCGGCGAGGGCGACGCCGGCCGTCGAAGCCGTGCGCTCGCGTCGACCGGCCGCCGCGTCGGCGCCAAGCGTCCCGACGGCCCGACCGGCTCGCTGCACCTGATCGAGACCCTGCTGGCCGCGGCGGGGAAGCAGCCTGCCCGCGGTCGCACCTCCGGCAAGGTCCAGCTGCGGTCCGAGGATCTGCGCGTCGCCGTCCGCGAAGGACGCGAGGCGAACCTGGTCCTCTTCTGCGTCGACGCATCCGGTTCGATGGCGGCGCGCAAGCGGATGACCCAGGTGAAGACCGCGATCCTCTCGCTGCTCCTGGACGCCTACCGCCGCCGCGACAAGGTCGGGCTGGTCACGTTCCGCGGCAACCAGGCGGAGGTGGCGCTGCCGCCCACGCACTCGGTCGACATCGCCGCCGTACGGCTCGACGAGCTCCCGGCCGGCGGGCGGACCCCCCTCGCCGAGGGTCTCCTCGAGGCCGCGAAGGTGCTCTCCCGCGAACGTCTGCGCGACCCGCGGCTGCGCCCGTTGCTGGTGCTGGTGACCGACGGTCGCGCGACCGGCGGCACGGATGCGGTCGCCCGGTCGCGCCGGGCCGCCGAGCACGTCGCCGGGCTCGGCGTCACCACCGTCGTGGTCGACAGCGAGAGCGGCCCGCTGCGGTTCGGGCTCGCGCGCGACCTCGCGGTGCTGCTGCGTGCCGAGCACCTCAGCGTGACCGACGTCAGCGCGACCGCGCTCAGCGACGCCGTACGCACCCGCACCCGTCCGTCGGCGGGGGCAGCCTGA
- the cobO gene encoding cob(I)yrinic acid a,c-diamide adenosyltransferase yields the protein MPQGKPLTVPDDGLSTRQRRNRPLLALHTGDGKGKSTAAFGLAIRGWNQGWNIGVFQFVKSAKWRIGEQTVLERLGRLHEETGEGGPVAWNKMGSGWSWTRKQGDAEDHQAAAVEGWAEIKRRLATEEHDLLILDEFTYPLTWGWLDVADVVETLAQRPGFQHVVITGRNALPEIVEIADLVTEMTKVKHPMDVGQKGQKGIEW from the coding sequence ATGCCTCAGGGGAAGCCGCTCACCGTCCCCGACGACGGGCTGAGCACGAGGCAACGCCGCAACCGACCTCTGCTCGCCCTGCACACCGGCGACGGCAAGGGGAAGTCGACGGCAGCGTTCGGCCTCGCGATCCGCGGTTGGAACCAGGGTTGGAACATCGGCGTCTTCCAGTTCGTGAAGTCCGCCAAGTGGCGGATCGGGGAGCAGACCGTCCTCGAGCGGCTCGGTCGGCTGCACGAGGAGACGGGCGAGGGCGGGCCCGTCGCCTGGAACAAGATGGGCTCCGGCTGGTCCTGGACCCGCAAGCAGGGGGACGCCGAGGACCACCAGGCGGCCGCGGTCGAGGGGTGGGCCGAGATCAAGCGGCGGCTCGCGACCGAGGAGCACGACCTGCTGATCCTCGACGAGTTCACCTACCCGCTGACGTGGGGCTGGCTCGACGTCGCGGACGTCGTCGAGACGCTGGCACAGCGACCCGGCTTCCAGCACGTGGTCATCACCGGGCGCAACGCGCTTCCCGAGATCGTCGAGATCGCCGACCTGGTCACCGAGATGACCAAGGTCAAGCACCCGATGGACGTCGGTCAGAAGGGTCAGAAGGGCATCGAGTGGTGA
- a CDS encoding cobyrinate a,c-diamide synthase, protein MTALPRLVVAAPSTGQGKTTVATGLMAALRGRGLEVSGHKVGPDYIDPGYHALATGRPGRNLDPHLLGEDLVVPLLLHGSQVPRSADIVVIEGVMGLYDGRLGTDGYASTAHVATLTGSPVVLVVDVARLSRSAGAIVAGMVAFDRDVAVAGVVLNRVGSERNTAEITRAVEQAGVPVLGRLPNDERLVTPSRHLGLVPAAERATAAELIEHLGEQVARHLDLDALLEVAHAAPALDASPWDPAAVVTARGTDRPVVAVAGGRAFTFAYAETTELLTAAGCEVVTFDPLTDTALPAGTRGIYLGGGFPEVYAADLAANTALLADLRRAVDAGTPTVAECAGLLYLGDTLDGVAMAGAVRADAAMAERLVLRYPEATAVADSLLTRAGEVVTGHEFHRTRTTPTAGESPAWSIEGEPTGFASATLHASYLHVHWAGHPQLAQRFADAVHGAPVAEAPSVVEPAHLPVVELAETPPVVETSPVVEPPSVVEPPPVVELAETPPPEPPVLDPLRHHGDRETAPDLLDFAVNVHAGPRPGWLDRALHRAVDESTTYPDSTPARAAVAAHHARDVADVLVTAGAAEAFTLVARLRDWTDPVVVHPQFTEPQAALEAAGHKTTAVHCRPEDGFRLDPAAIPESADLVVLGNPSNPTGVLHPATTIRALLRPGRVVLVDEAFMDAVPGEAESVASVALDGLLVVRSLTKHWAIPGIRAGYVVGDPTLVRELADLQPPWSVSTPAIAATVACAAPSAQPEAGARARDLVRWREDLERALTERGIEHVPSSASYVLARPGTGTREALRSRGVAVRRADTFPGLDDSWVRIAVRPPPLTSRLLAALDQIDPTRQESR, encoded by the coding sequence GTGACCGCTCTGCCGCGGCTCGTCGTGGCTGCGCCGTCCACGGGCCAGGGCAAGACGACGGTCGCGACCGGGTTGATGGCTGCCCTGCGCGGTCGCGGTCTCGAGGTCAGCGGTCACAAGGTCGGTCCGGACTACATCGACCCCGGCTACCACGCCCTCGCGACCGGACGACCGGGTCGCAACCTCGACCCGCACCTGCTCGGGGAGGACCTGGTCGTGCCGCTGCTGCTGCACGGCTCCCAGGTTCCGCGGTCCGCCGACATCGTCGTCATCGAAGGTGTCATGGGTCTGTACGACGGCCGCCTCGGCACCGACGGGTACGCCTCGACCGCGCACGTCGCGACCCTGACCGGCTCGCCCGTGGTGCTCGTCGTCGACGTCGCCCGGCTGTCGCGGTCCGCCGGTGCCATCGTCGCCGGGATGGTCGCGTTCGACCGCGACGTCGCGGTGGCCGGGGTCGTGCTGAACCGGGTCGGGTCCGAGCGCAACACCGCCGAGATCACCCGCGCCGTCGAGCAGGCAGGCGTCCCGGTGCTCGGCAGGCTGCCGAACGACGAGCGGCTGGTCACCCCGTCGCGGCACCTCGGTCTGGTCCCGGCCGCCGAGCGCGCGACCGCCGCCGAGCTGATCGAGCACCTCGGGGAGCAGGTCGCGCGGCACCTCGACCTGGACGCGCTGCTCGAGGTCGCGCATGCGGCGCCCGCCCTCGACGCGTCGCCGTGGGACCCCGCGGCCGTCGTCACGGCGCGCGGGACCGACCGCCCGGTCGTCGCCGTCGCCGGTGGACGCGCCTTCACCTTCGCGTACGCCGAGACGACCGAGCTGCTGACCGCGGCCGGCTGCGAGGTCGTCACCTTCGATCCGCTCACCGACACGGCGCTCCCGGCGGGCACCCGCGGGATCTACCTGGGCGGTGGCTTCCCCGAGGTGTACGCCGCCGACCTCGCCGCCAACACCGCTCTGCTCGCCGACCTGCGACGAGCGGTCGACGCGGGCACCCCGACCGTCGCCGAGTGCGCGGGTCTGCTCTACCTCGGTGACACCCTCGACGGCGTCGCCATGGCCGGGGCGGTGCGCGCCGATGCCGCGATGGCTGAGCGGCTGGTTCTGCGCTACCCCGAGGCCACGGCTGTCGCGGACTCGTTGCTGACCCGTGCCGGCGAGGTCGTCACCGGGCACGAGTTCCATCGGACCCGGACCACCCCGACGGCAGGGGAGTCGCCGGCGTGGTCGATCGAGGGGGAGCCGACCGGTTTTGCGAGCGCAACCCTGCACGCGTCGTACCTGCACGTGCATTGGGCCGGCCACCCGCAGCTCGCGCAACGCTTCGCGGACGCGGTGCACGGGGCCCCGGTCGCCGAAGCACCCTCGGTCGTCGAGCCCGCGCACCTCCCGGTCGTCGAGCTTGCCGAGACGCCCCCGGTCGTCGAGACGTCCCCGGTCGTCGAGCCGCCCTCGGTCGTCGAGCCGCCCCCGGTCGTCGAGCTTGCCGAGACGCCCCCGCCCGAACCACCCGTGCTCGACCCCCTCCGTCACCACGGCGACCGGGAGACCGCGCCGGACCTCCTCGACTTCGCGGTCAACGTGCACGCCGGCCCGCGCCCCGGTTGGCTCGACCGTGCGCTGCACCGGGCGGTCGACGAGTCCACCACCTACCCGGACTCGACCCCGGCGCGCGCCGCCGTCGCCGCCCACCACGCCCGCGATGTCGCCGACGTCCTGGTGACTGCCGGCGCCGCGGAGGCGTTCACCCTCGTCGCGCGGTTGCGCGACTGGACGGACCCCGTCGTCGTGCACCCGCAGTTCACCGAGCCGCAGGCCGCTCTGGAAGCCGCCGGGCACAAGACGACCGCCGTGCACTGCCGACCCGAGGACGGCTTCCGGCTCGATCCCGCCGCGATCCCCGAGTCCGCGGACCTCGTCGTCCTCGGCAACCCGAGCAACCCCACCGGCGTGCTGCACCCGGCGACGACGATCCGCGCGCTGCTCCGCCCGGGCCGGGTGGTCCTGGTCGACGAGGCCTTCATGGACGCGGTGCCCGGCGAGGCCGAGTCGGTGGCGAGCGTCGCGCTCGACGGTCTCCTCGTCGTCCGCAGCCTCACCAAGCACTGGGCGATCCCAGGCATCCGGGCGGGCTACGTGGTCGGCGACCCGACCCTGGTCCGGGAGCTCGCCGACCTGCAGCCGCCCTGGTCGGTGTCGACCCCCGCGATCGCGGCGACCGTCGCCTGCGCCGCGCCCTCTGCCCAGCCTGAGGCCGGTGCCCGGGCCCGGGACCTGGTGCGCTGGCGCGAGGACCTCGAGCGCGCCCTGACCGAACGAGGCATCGAGCACGTGCCCTCGTCGGCCTCCTACGTCCTCGCCCGGCCCGGGACAGGGACCCGGGAGGCGCTGCGCTCCCGCGGCGTCGCCGTACGACGGGCCGACACGTTCCCCGGCCTCGACGACTCCTGGGTCCGCATCGCCGTCCGACCGCCGCCCCTGACGTCCCGCCTTCTCGCCGCCCTCGACCAGATCGACCCGACCCGACAGGAATCCCGATGA
- the cobT gene encoding nicotinate-nucleotide--dimethylbenzimidazole phosphoribosyltransferase has protein sequence MTAISTPDPTVRDQATERLASLATPPGALGRLGDLAVWAAACQGVVPPAPVDRIRLVIFAGDHGVAAHGVSAFPSAITGAMVRTFLLGKAGVNALANAHGVAVRVLDLGVDEDFADLDEKVRAPLQAFKVRRGSGALHLEDALTPEETRAALDAGARVAREEIAAGAQLLISGDMGIGNTTPASAMVAAGLGLPASEVVGRGTGIDDAALAHKTGVIQAALDRAGERTADPVETLTALGSADLAATTGYLVAAAAAGVPVLLDGLMSVACALTADRIAPGAAAWFAAGHRSTEPAQSLALAKLGLEPVLDLGMRLGEGSGAVAAVPVIRSAVAVLRDVALLSELGA, from the coding sequence ATGACCGCGATCAGCACGCCCGACCCGACCGTCCGCGACCAGGCAACCGAACGGCTCGCCTCGCTGGCGACCCCACCGGGAGCCCTGGGTCGCCTCGGCGACCTCGCCGTGTGGGCGGCCGCGTGCCAGGGCGTCGTCCCGCCGGCGCCCGTCGACCGCATCCGGCTGGTGATCTTCGCCGGCGATCACGGTGTCGCGGCGCACGGGGTCTCGGCGTTCCCGTCGGCGATCACCGGCGCGATGGTCCGGACGTTCCTGCTCGGTAAGGCGGGCGTCAACGCGCTCGCGAACGCGCACGGTGTCGCCGTCCGGGTCCTCGACCTCGGCGTCGACGAGGACTTCGCCGACCTCGACGAGAAGGTCCGCGCTCCGCTGCAGGCGTTCAAGGTCCGTCGGGGGAGTGGTGCACTGCACCTCGAGGACGCGCTCACCCCCGAGGAGACCCGGGCCGCGCTCGATGCCGGCGCGCGCGTCGCCCGCGAGGAGATCGCCGCGGGGGCGCAGCTGCTGATCAGTGGTGACATGGGCATCGGCAACACGACCCCTGCTTCGGCCATGGTCGCCGCCGGGCTCGGGCTGCCGGCCTCGGAGGTGGTCGGTCGGGGCACCGGCATCGACGACGCGGCACTGGCCCACAAGACCGGTGTCATCCAGGCAGCCCTGGACCGTGCCGGTGAGCGGACTGCTGATCCCGTCGAGACGCTGACCGCTCTGGGCAGTGCCGACCTGGCGGCCACCACCGGGTACCTCGTCGCAGCGGCTGCGGCCGGCGTACCGGTGCTCCTCGACGGTCTGATGAGTGTCGCCTGCGCCCTGACGGCGGACCGGATCGCTCCGGGTGCGGCCGCGTGGTTCGCCGCCGGTCACCGCTCGACCGAGCCGGCCCAGTCGTTGGCGCTCGCGAAGCTCGGCCTCGAACCGGTCCTCGACCTCGGCATGCGTCTGGGCGAGGGCTCGGGTGCCGTGGCTGCCGTGCCGGTGATCCGGAGCGCGGTAGCGGTCCTTCGCGACGTGGCACTGCTCTCCGAGCTGGGCGCCTGA